Proteins encoded by one window of Halobacteriovorax sp. GB3:
- a CDS encoding aminodeoxychorismate/anthranilate synthase component II: MILLVDFNDSFTFNIASYLDVIAKKFHSELVVVSHKEFSDHYIANVKAVVLGPGPGHPSEYKKVYPFIHSYLKESIPIMGICLGHQILMEIYGLDIGRSQTIAHAEEVEVTLPDWECFFKSERLKEFTIQRYNSLSAKGDSPLLKLHKNDCNEVIMSYRENLFSIQYHPESVGTSCPWTFFRPLEYFLYNKWDECKNQT, from the coding sequence TTGATTCTATTGGTTGATTTTAACGATAGTTTCACTTTTAATATTGCAAGCTATCTTGATGTGATAGCAAAGAAGTTTCATAGCGAACTTGTTGTCGTCTCACATAAAGAATTTTCCGATCATTACATCGCCAATGTAAAGGCCGTCGTTTTAGGGCCTGGGCCAGGTCATCCAAGCGAATATAAGAAAGTCTATCCTTTTATTCATTCATATCTTAAAGAATCGATTCCTATTATGGGAATTTGCCTTGGTCACCAAATTTTAATGGAAATATATGGCCTTGATATTGGACGCTCTCAAACGATTGCTCACGCTGAAGAAGTTGAGGTAACGTTGCCGGACTGGGAATGTTTTTTTAAAAGTGAACGATTAAAAGAATTCACAATTCAGCGCTACAACTCTTTGAGTGCAAAAGGGGATAGCCCTTTACTAAAGCTTCATAAAAATGATTGTAACGAAGTCATTATGTCCTATCGTGAGAACCTATTTTCAATACAGTACCATCCTGAATCCGTAGGAACATCTTGCCCTTGGACGTTTTTTAGGCCTTTGGAATATTTTCTGTATAATAAATGGGATGAGTGCAAAAATCAGACTTGA
- the surE gene encoding 5'/3'-nucleotidase SurE yields MLNILISNDDGVHAPGINSLYNALKDIANVVVIAPLQERSTTGHTLTLDHPLRVQKISDNIYGCSGYPADCTLLGLAHLLKNKPDLVISGINRGANLGQDTYYSGTVAAAREASFRGVPAISVSTDIDYAIVHKDNIHFNSAAKYIRHLVLGDIHQLIPSMTVLNINVPDLAWNEIKGHDVGELGHRIYSEEVKERRDFKDREYFWIGGVYKGHDNNALSDCNIVDESKISITLLNLLQKPTETVIKTDLFDRVFEKGLGSFENS; encoded by the coding sequence ATGCTCAATATTTTAATTTCAAATGATGATGGTGTTCATGCACCTGGAATCAATTCACTTTATAATGCTCTTAAAGATATCGCTAATGTCGTTGTTATCGCACCTTTACAGGAGCGATCGACTACAGGTCACACTCTTACGTTAGACCATCCTCTTCGCGTTCAAAAGATAAGCGATAATATTTATGGCTGTTCTGGCTATCCTGCGGATTGTACTTTATTAGGGCTTGCTCATTTACTTAAAAATAAGCCTGATCTTGTCATATCTGGGATTAATAGAGGCGCTAATTTAGGGCAGGATACTTATTATTCTGGAACAGTGGCCGCTGCTCGTGAAGCTAGTTTTCGCGGGGTACCAGCAATATCTGTTTCTACAGATATTGATTATGCGATAGTACACAAAGACAATATTCACTTTAATAGTGCCGCTAAATATATAAGACATCTCGTTCTTGGCGATATTCATCAGCTAATTCCTAGCATGACTGTTCTCAATATCAATGTCCCTGATTTAGCTTGGAATGAAATAAAGGGCCACGATGTTGGTGAATTAGGTCACAGAATTTACTCCGAAGAAGTTAAAGAAAGGCGCGACTTTAAAGATCGTGAGTACTTTTGGATTGGTGGTGTTTACAAAGGCCACGATAATAATGCTCTAAGTGATTGTAATATCGTTGATGAGTCGAAAATCTCGATTACTTTGCTCAACCTTTTACAAAAACCGACCGAAACAGTTATTAAGACTGATTTATTTGATCGGGTATTTGAAAAAGGGTTGGGTAGTTTTGAGAATTCCTAG
- a CDS encoding M23 family metallopeptidase: MKSGHYIQLVKGDDLQVVADEFKVPVWKLKQENPDKVFKPGQWVFIPLKRGIAAHTHNHRSVASEADVTADTNYYLSQGEFAWPVPSSKNVSSNFGRRWGRKHEGIDIAARRGASIVAAAAGVVVYSGSEMGGYGNITVIAHDDGFFTVYAHADKNLTRKGQKVHQGQVIARVGSTGRSTGNHLHFEIRHNSKAINPKKMLAHRH, encoded by the coding sequence ATGAAGAGTGGTCATTATATACAATTAGTAAAAGGTGATGACTTACAAGTTGTTGCAGATGAATTTAAAGTTCCAGTTTGGAAGTTAAAGCAAGAGAATCCAGATAAAGTTTTTAAGCCTGGTCAATGGGTTTTTATTCCTCTTAAAAGAGGTATTGCTGCTCACACTCATAATCATAGATCTGTTGCTTCCGAGGCGGATGTCACTGCCGATACAAATTACTATCTTTCTCAGGGGGAATTTGCATGGCCTGTTCCTTCTTCTAAAAATGTTAGTTCAAACTTTGGACGTCGTTGGGGAAGAAAGCATGAGGGGATAGACATTGCTGCTCGTCGAGGGGCCAGTATTGTTGCAGCAGCTGCCGGAGTCGTTGTTTATTCTGGAAGTGAGATGGGTGGGTATGGAAATATCACAGTTATTGCTCATGATGATGGATTTTTTACTGTGTACGCCCACGCCGATAAGAATCTAACTCGTAAGGGTCAGAAAGTTCACCAAGGGCAGGTTATTGCAAGGGTCGGTAGTACTGGCCGATCAACAGGTAATCACCTTCACTTTGAAATTAGACACAATAGCAAGGCCATCAATCCAAAAAAGATGCTGGCCCATCGTCACTAA
- a CDS encoding exonuclease domain-containing protein encodes MRYLSFDIEATGLGEKDYIIEFAMIPFDAKQRVLEEGLSKHFYIKCPSFDSMKKDLDPWVIEHNEELIKKAHKDGIEIERFKRELEIYVTNPTIKEYFQGQKITLFGKSMNAIDLPFMNRDLGWEFMRKHFNHRVHDLTSVTYSLIDLKCLPAKCESGSELMKHFNMGHVAHTALEDARNTALMYFKMLKQFSNKKS; translated from the coding sequence ATGAGATACCTTTCATTCGACATTGAAGCAACTGGACTTGGAGAAAAAGACTATATTATAGAATTTGCGATGATCCCCTTCGATGCCAAGCAGAGAGTTTTAGAAGAAGGTCTCAGTAAACACTTCTATATCAAATGCCCAAGCTTTGATTCTATGAAAAAAGATCTCGACCCTTGGGTTATCGAGCACAATGAAGAGCTTATCAAAAAAGCACATAAAGACGGGATCGAAATTGAAAGATTCAAAAGAGAACTCGAAATCTATGTAACAAACCCAACGATAAAAGAATATTTCCAAGGTCAAAAAATTACTCTCTTTGGAAAGTCGATGAATGCCATTGACCTACCATTTATGAACAGAGACCTAGGTTGGGAATTTATGCGAAAGCACTTCAACCACAGAGTTCACGACTTAACATCCGTTACTTACTCTCTTATTGACCTCAAATGTTTGCCGGCCAAGTGTGAGTCAGGTTCAGAGTTAATGAAGCATTTTAATATGGGACACGTTGCTCACACAGCGCTTGAAGATGCAAGAAATACAGCTCTCATGTATTTCAAGATGCTAAAGCAATTCTCAAATAAGAAGTCTTAG